A window of Hyperolius riggenbachi isolate aHypRig1 chromosome 1, aHypRig1.pri, whole genome shotgun sequence contains these coding sequences:
- the LOC137532391 gene encoding gamma-crystallin-3-like: MGKITFYEDKNFQGRSYECNSECPDLSSFFRRCNSIRVESGNWILYEHPNYRGHQYFLHRGEYPDFQQWMGYNDSVRSCRLSPQHQGSFRIRIYEREDFRGQMMEFTEDCNNVYDRFRFNDIHSIQVQDGYWMLYEEPNFRGRQYYLRPGEFRRYNDWGASTPKIGSFRRVHHSY; encoded by the exons ATGGGAAAG ATCACCTTCTACGAGGACAAGAACTTCCAGGGACGCTCCTACGAGTGTAACTCTGAATGCCCTGACCTGTCCTCCTTCTTCAGACGTTGCAATTCCATCCGGGTGGAAAGTGGGAACTGGATCCTCTATGAGCACCCCAACTACAGAGGACACCAGTACTTCCTCCACAGAGGAGAATATCCCGACTTCCAGCAATGGATGGGCTACAATGACTCAGTCAGGTCTTGTCGTCTGAGCCCCCAG CACCAAGGCTCCTTCAGAATCAGGATCTACGAGAGGGAGGACTTCAGAGGTCAGATGATGGAGTTCACTGAAGATTGTAATAATGTTTATGATAGGTTCCGCTTCAATGACATCCACTCTATCCAAGTGCAAGATGGCTACTGGATGCTCTACGAAGAGCCCAACTTCAGAGGACGCCAGTATTACCTGAGACCCGGAGAGTTCAGGAGATACAACGACTGGGGAGCCTCCACCCCCAAAATTGGCTCCTTCAGACGTGTCCATCACTCCTATTAA